The window GCAGAGTCAGAACCGCTATCATCTACTACGGGGAATACCTTTTTGATATCTGGGAACAATGGAGATTCCGCTTTACCTTCACGAGCATTGATCCAGTTTACATTACCGCGAATTGTATTAATTTCACCATTATGAACTAAGAAACGGTTAGGATGTGCCCGAGCCCAACTTGGAAATGTATTCGTACTGAAACGAGAGTGCACCATTGCCAACGCAGATGTAAAGTCAAGGTCGCTCAAATCAAGGTAGAAGTCGCGCAACTGACCAGGTGTTAGCATCCCTTTATATACGATTGTTTTGGAGGACAAAGATGCGATATAAAAATCGCTGGATAATTCCTTGCTTAATGGAATGATGCGTTTTTCCGCCAATTTACGGATGATATATAATTTGCGTTCGAATTCTTTATTATTCGTTACATCGGGGCCTTTACCGATAAGGATTTGAATCATCCAAGGTCGAATCGCCGCTGCCTCTTTACCGACCTTTGTACCATCAACCGGTACTTCACGCCAGCCGAGAACAACTTGCCCCTCTTCGCGTACAACCTCTTCGAGAATTCGTTTTTGCTCGTTACGGAGACTTTCATATTTATGGGCAAATACCATGCCTACGCCATATTCGCCAGCTGCAGGCAGTTGAATACCAAGCACTTCGCACTCACGTTTGAAGAACTCGTGCGGAATTTGTACCAAAATACCGGCACCATCTCCTGTGTCCTTGTCAGCACCGGCACCACCACGATGTTCAAGGCGCTCCAAAATGCGCAAACCATCGTCGATAATATCATGGGATTTTTTCCCCTTAATATTAACAACGAAGCCCATGCCACACGCATCCTTTTCAAATTGGCTGCTATACATGCCATTGGCCTCGAGTCTAGCTTGATCTAGACGTTGTTGCTCTATTGTGCTTTGCTTCATATCCATAACGTGCACTCCTTCATATCACTTGATTATTCCAAGCACTGCGGCATCGTTCCGTTCGGTCTTGGTAAAAGTATAACTAACAAACTATTTCTCTATAAAATTATCAATTTAATATTCTATAGAATTTTATGTCTATACACAGTATACTCCTGTCCACTGTGAATTGAAAATATAAAAAAAACATAGTCTATGCTTTTCATGCATAGACTATGAGTTTTTATCACTATTGTTTTTTGTATACAAGGATACAGAAAAAATAAGCATCTCGTCCGATAGATATGATAGGCTTATTATTTAGAGTAGTAAAATCTACAGTTATTATTCTCGACCAAAATTATCCCCTAATTCACAAATAATCGTTATAGCTTCGTCCTTACCATACGGCACGAAGGTTAGCTCCGATGCATGTAAACATTGGCGTGTATAGGGCTTATTGCGCATACCATACATAGCATCACCAACAATAGGATGTCCAATATGTTTCATATGTACGCGAATTTGATGAGTTCTACCAGTCAACAACTTAAAACGTAACAGAGTATTGTCACCTTCATAACCGAGAACGGTATATTCCGTTTGAGCCGGCTGACCCAATTCATCGATAACACGGCGATTATCAAATACTGGATCTACCCCAATAGGCGCATCTACCATGCCATCCGCATCAATATGACCTTCTACAAGACCTGTATAAATACGGTCGATACGACCTGCTTGTAGCTCATCCGTATAGTATTGTTGTGCTTCCTTTGTTTTACCAAAGAGAATGCACCCCGATGTATCTCGGTCGAGGCGGTGCACAGGTCGAACCTTATGAACTACGTTTTTCTTCGCATAATACCCTGCCACATAGTTACTCAATGTACAAGACTTCGTTTGCCCTGCTGGATGAACGAGCATAAAAGGAGCCTTATTCACAACTAGGGTATGAGCATCTTCATAGAGAACGGTAATCGGCCCCTTTTCTACGTCTACTCCATAATCCTTATCTTGTGGTAATTCTAAGGTTAATACATCACCCTTTTTAAGTGCTCGCTGCGAATGAGCCACACGGCTATTAACTTTTACCCGTTTCTTGCGAAACATCATTTGGATATCCCGAGCGGATAGGGAAAATCGTTCCTTTACATATTTAGAGACCGTCAACTCTGTCGGTTCTTTCACCGTATATGTTTTCCAGCTCATATTACCACCACTCGTTAATATACGTTTTTTGTTCAGGATAGAGAATATCGAAATAGTCTAACCATTCTTCGCTTACTGAAAGTTTCCCTTCAAACGCAAGGTCTCG of the Veillonella parvula genome contains:
- a CDS encoding RluA family pseudouridine synthase, which translates into the protein MSWKTYTVKEPTELTVSKYVKERFSLSARDIQMMFRKKRVKVNSRVAHSQRALKKGDVLTLELPQDKDYGVDVEKGPITVLYEDAHTLVVNKAPFMLVHPAGQTKSCTLSNYVAGYYAKKNVVHKVRPVHRLDRDTSGCILFGKTKEAQQYYTDELQAGRIDRIYTGLVEGHIDADGMVDAPIGVDPVFDNRRVIDELGQPAQTEYTVLGYEGDNTLLRFKLLTGRTHQIRVHMKHIGHPIVGDAMYGMRNKPYTRQCLHASELTFVPYGKDEAITIICELGDNFGRE